Sequence from the Rutidosis leptorrhynchoides isolate AG116_Rl617_1_P2 chromosome 3, CSIRO_AGI_Rlap_v1, whole genome shotgun sequence genome:
gtccagcaaagaagagctggacgccgtccaatatttgggacgccgtccaatatttgggacgccgtccagttggcctgtcgggccagctgtgatattttagattttaaaaaggggtaaatgggtaatttcacttgggtgtcggtttggaaccctcaaaactgatccattggtcatttgtggatcacatttcatcctcacaaacactctcatccgtatctagtgagagagtaagggtttagagagatagagagagcttaatttggagaagaaggagtcggattctcaccaaagctcggattctaaagttgttcatctcgctcctagctacgttgtggtagtattggtaagctcaaactccgaatttcaattgttagatttgatatttaaGTTAggattttgagctagtttgttgtgaagccctcttagatgatgaaatgggttttgggttggttgacgatttggccttgattaggctttaatcttgagtctaatcactaggtttagtgattatggaagtgtgggaacacttttgggtgtgtttggttgactaattttgaaatgggtcaaaattagggttttggtgtctaaatgggtaagacacgtgtttaacacttgtgttcgggtttaatcggtgtattaggaccattatcactcgtgttagtgatttattggttagtttgagcgcggtttgtgcttggaagtgcatttgggtcgaaattgcactaggtgtaaattgggttggtttgtaaatacaccctaattatgttgttgaattgtgataatggaaaggtacattccatcggcgagttgcggattattcggtaacattcatcaaggcgacaaggtgagtgttaatatcctatgtacatgtgtatgtgtaggatgggtgcgggtcgggtgaagtgattctcggttatagagctcacttcacatatagatggatttgatggacttgcgtttaggtccaattggcacggttgtgcgttttggttgaccacctttggcgaggtacacgttttgtgtgtacgttatcacacgtgtttgtgatgtggagtatataaccccaatggcgaagggttgatattgttgtgatgtggataatcccgatgtggtggattttataatcccgtgaccgtgggttttgagttggagaagtggatcacgtgtggatgcggattcacgatgacgcgtgtagttcggtcatcttatcggaagtgagtctcgtgtagttcggattcacgatgacgcgtgtagttcggtcatcttattgaggtagtgatctcgtgtagttcggattcactaaggctcatgtagttcggccaacctcgatgttgtgttagtgaagatagtagtctcgtgtggatgcggatttactaaggctcgtgtagttcggccaatcttcattgtggtatttggttttcggtattgggttaagaggttaaccttggacgtttatatatatatatatatatatatatatatatatatatatatatatatatatatatatatatatatatatatataaatgtattgttgtgatgtagctagccctccgggtgtagcttattggcattgttcacatcgtcgtgggtgaacttatatttgtcatTGTATCTTagtttgttgcttagtgatcgtatggtatgcttagtctagcttgcctttatgcttggatgctccggtatacggtatttggttatttgtgtggcgtgtccattttatacatatatatatgtatgtagtatattctcactcactaagcattagattaccatctcgttgtttacatttttatagatttgcatggaagcggtggctcgggtaagcgtgggaactagcggacttgcgtagttgctttagaagactttctTTTGGAtttatttaggattgggtagcgtatccccaatcccatgctcggtttatgttttgaatttaactaaatgggtcgCAATGGTCACTTGgtagtaatttgggtcgatgtgggctcggggttgtaaaactcggttttattatggaaaactcttagttttaattattataacatattgtgaatgtgttttggtttaaaagtgtcgggaagcgggttttccgctcgcgtgtgtttgaaaaactgatcagaactttttagtacAACTGGATGCCGTCCCAGacggctggacgccgtcctggtcttcacaactagacgccgtccaggtgaactgtcccagaaattttttttattggcacgtttttggatggataacgggttgggtcgttacacaaaaATTATTTGAAACATAAGCGAAAGGAAATGACCGTTGAAGACCTTGTGGTCCGTCTTCATATTGAGGAAGACAACAAAGTTGCTCTTAAAAGGAGCATTACCCCTGTTTCAGCAATGGTTAATATTGTTGAACACGGTCAATCCTCAAAAGGTAGCAAGAGCAAAGGGAAGACTGAGAAGAGTAACAAGGGAAAAGGGTTCAATTTTGGACCTAAAGGGGGTGTTGCTAAGAAGAAAAAGTTCTTTGGAAAATGCTTTAATTGTGACCAGCCGGGTCATCGTGCTGATCAGTGCACTAAGCCAAAGAAATACACTTCTAAACAAGCTAACATGGTTGATGATGCTGACAACTTGGTTGCTATGATTTCTGACCTTACTATTATGATTTCCGAGGTTAATCTGATTGGTTCTAATACCAGAGAGTGGTGGGTTGATACTGGGGCTACCCGTCATGTGTGTGCTGATAAGAGCCTCTTTAACACTTTCAAAGAGGTTACTAGTGGAGATAAGATGTTTATGGGAAACTCTGCTACAGCTGATATCAAGGGTGAAGGAAATGTGATCCTGAAAATGACATCTGGAAAGGAACTTACTTTGACTAATGTGTTGTATGTTCCTGAGATTCGTAAGAATCTTGTGTCTGGGTGGTTATTGAATAAGTTTGGCTTTAGAATTGTGTTTGAGTCTGATAAGGTCGTGTTGACCAAAAGTGGTGTTTATGTTGGTAAGGGTTATGCCTTTAATGGCATGTTTAAGCTAAATGCAATGGTTATTAACACTGAAGCTAATAAAACAAGTACTACTTCTGTTTATTTGCTTGAGTCTTCTAATGTGTGGCATGGTAGACTAGGTCATGTTAATTTTAATTCCATTCGTTGCttaattaaattgaattgcatACCAACGTTACACATTGACTCAAACTATAAATGTAAAACATGTGTTGAAGCCAAATTAACAAGATCATCCTTCAAATCGGTTGAACGAATAACCGAACCCTTGATATGATTCACACTGATGTGTGTGATTTGAAATCCATTCCAACAAGGAATGGTAACAAGTACTTCATTACGTTTATCGATGATAGCACGAAGTATTGTTATGTTTACTTAttgaaaagtaaagatgaagcaattgagAAATTTATTGCTTATAAAAATGAAGTTGAGAATCTACTTGAACGGAAAATCAAGGTTGTCTGCAGTGATAGATGTGGCGAATATGTTGCACCTTTTGCTGAATTTTGTGCGCAAAATGGCATTTGACATGAATTCACTGCACCTTACTCACCCCAATCAAATGGcactgctgaaagaaagaatagaaccttgaaagaaatgGTGAATGCCATGTTGGTGAGTTCGGGTATAAGCCAGTCAATGTGGGGGGATGCCATCCTATCGgcaaactatcttttaaataagataccccaaAAGAAAAGATATGAAACCCCATACGAGTTATGGTGGAAAAGAAAACCATCATATGTGtacctcaaagtgtgggggtgcctagcAAAGGTAGCTGTTCCACTACCTAAGGCACAAAAGATAGGGTCAAAGACTTTTGACTGCATATTTATTGGATATGCTGAACACAGTACGGCTTATCGGTTCCTTGTGCATGAATCCAAGATTTTGGATATATATAAAGGTTCGATCATGGAATCAAGAAATGCTTCGTTCTTTGAAAATGTATTTCCGTGCATTGCAAATGAACATGTTAAAGTTGAGACACCTCATGAACAAGTTCATGAGGAACTAGTAGAATCTGAGGAAGAAGAGCTTGAGCTGAGACGAAGCAAAAGAGCAAGGACAGAAAAATCATTCGGTCTTAATTTTCACACTTACATGGTTGAAAATGAACCTACAACTTACCGTAAAGCGGTGTCTTCCTCTGAAGGACCTCAATGGAAGGAGGCCATTAAAAGTGAAATAGATTCTATTTTACAAAAGCATACTTGGGAGTTAGTAGATCTTCCTCCGGGATGGATGAAAGCCACTAGGTTATcgatggatcttcaagaagaagttaaagccagatggtaccattgataaatataaggcaaggttggtgatCAAAGGTTATAGACGACGAGAAGGTATAGATTACCTTTGATACATATTCGTTGGTAATGCGAATAACCTTAATCAGGTTGGTACTTGCCATTGCCGCCATTAGAAACTTGGAAGTAcatcaaatggatgtgaaaaccgctttcctaaacggaaatCTCGAAGAAGAGATTTACATGGAACAACCCGCGGGGTTTAAAGCACCTGGACAAGAAAGGAAAGTTTGTAAACTCGTTAAGTCCTTGTATGGACTAAAACAAGCTCCCAAACAATGGCACCAGAAGTTTGATCATGTCATGCTTGATTTAGGATTTAAGATCAATGAATGTGACAAGTGTGTTTATGTGAAAGACACACCAGATGGATATGTTATCCTttgtctatatgtagatgatatgctCATTGCTGGTAGTAATGAGAAGATGATTAAATCTACAAAAGACATGTTAAAATCGAAGTTTGACATGAAAGACATCGGTTTGGCAGATGTGATATTGGGAATAAAAATCACACGAACCCAAAGTGGACTTGTTCTAAGTCAAACCCATTATGTGGATAAAATACTTGAGAAATTCAATGTAAATGACTCTAATGTAGCTAGAACTCCCATTGACACGAGTCAACATCTAGCTAAGAACAGAGGAGAAACTGTTAACCAGTTAGAGTACTCAAGAATTGTTGGCAGCttaatgtatctaatgagttgtactcgacccgacttagcatatgctgtaagcaagctaagtagatacacGAATAATCCAACTACGTCTCACTGGAGGTGTATGACTAGGTTACTTCGGTACTTAAGATACACTAGGGATTACGGGTTGTATTATAACAGATATCCTGCAGTGATCGAAGGTCATTGTGATGCAAACTGGATATCTGATACAAATGATTCCAGAGCGACAAGTGGATATGTACTCACACTTGGAGGTGCTGCTATATCGTGGAAATCGTCTAAACAAACAgttattgctagatccacgatggaatcagaattcatcgctttagacaaagctggtgaagaggcagaatggctacgtcaattcgTTGAAGATATACCAAGATGGCCTACGCCGGTGTCGGCCATAAgtatacattgtgatagccaatcGGCGATTGGTAGAGCTCATAGCACAATGTATAATGGTAAGAATAGACATATACGACGTAGACATAATacagtacgacaactaatctctacaggaattatcactattgactatgtgaagtcagaggataatattgcggatccgctgacaaaaggcttaagcagagagttagtgtataagtcgtgcgtgggaatgggactaaagcccatgaaaggctaagtttatatgaaggaaaacctaactcagttgactggagatcccaagatctgagttcaataggacaacctacttgtatgatcTGGTgaagtcactgtgggggagttaattactaaactagcaacccctacaccttttaaagggagtttactaattaagagtagacttcctagtctattcctaaaagtgacaagtaagaggataagcctatggcttttaatgtttcaactgaaataaccatgcgtggttaatcagtagccacgatgtggtgaatcacctatgtgagagagaagtggggtcgcttcgaagggtattgttggggcacaatatttgataagctctcgcagaaccagaCAAATGTTCATcaccataacgaacataactatgaggacttgactttgtcagggagagtcttgtgtgaagcgtattgtcgcctacacaaacggcagacgagttcaaagacatcgtcatctactcagagccagtagactaagtgcatttcataagcgaaggttcaaagggtaacacctacctatcgtatgcaagattcaactgcTGAAATTTAATCGGAAGATTGTTGTTTCTGAGagcgatctccattcatgtgggggattgttggaaatttTGGATAAAACAAATGGTTTTTACCAAACTTTGGACACATATTAATATATGATAACGTAATACATATTAGTAGCTATTTAGTGGAttttgtagtccttgacgaggactttaaaacgagcttaagtgtgtccaaaacggatataatgtgaatgagatatcgagtctcaatGTTGTGTGTTTGATGCAAGAATATGGAAATCTAGTGGAATACATCTTGTCCCACATAGGAGTGGAGATAGACTTATGAGAGGTATATAAGTTCTTATCTCCAAACCTATGTCAAGACCTTATGCCATATTTTACTCTAGCACCTACTCTCGCGCGGGGGGGCGGGGGGGGGGTGCAAAAACTTGGGATTTCCTGTGATCCAATGGGCGTGCCCGCACGACCTGGGGACACGAATGCAGCTCCGAAAATTCCGGCCCATGCGAGGCCTGTTTTTGCAATACGATTTATTTTTTGGTCTATACAGTTGTAGTTGGATCATGATTGTCCAATTTGGTGATGAGCTGTTAGAGACCCACAACAAGTGATTGATTAGATGCCCACTCACTTGTTGGAATGATTGAGTGGAATGGTTGATCATGATATAATATATATCATTAAGCTGGAATGATTACCCACTCACTTGTTGGAATGATTAAGCTGCAACTTTTCTGTAAATAAATAGTGCCTCAATCTGCAGAAACTAAACACACAACAAAAACCTGCAGCTACACAGTACACGAATCTGTTTCATCTCAGTTTCACGCATCCGACTCTTTTTTAGGCAAGTGTTATAAGtctggcagtacgctgcttcgaaccGGTGTGCCCTGGGAACAGATAACGAacctgtttaagggaattgtgtgaaACACAAGCCTGGTTCATCCCTTCAATTTGGTTTGATCGTTTTTACGTTTCAGCTTATTGTTATGTTTACAATTATATTGCAATGCTCAGTTTCGTATATACCTACTTTGTAACATGATCAACGGTTTCAATGTCGTAATCGCAAAGGGGGCATTGAACGGTGTTGAGATCAATACCCCGCTTATCAAGTTCCACTAAAATGGGCAATCATTTCCGTTTTGCCCTCCAAATAAAAACGCTAACTTTCTTTGGAATAAGTCGATTAACTTGTGTAGGAAGAGGGGACGCATGGCTCGGAAACATGGTAGACATGATAAGATTCGTAAGAGAGGAAGTAGAAAACTTACCACACCCACCTAGTCTCCAAACCCACGAATCCTCATTTTCGTGCGACAATATGACCGAGGATAAGACCCTTTTAAGTTCAGCTTGTTCACCcaacgtgaaaggacccgttcatatacattataaacgattcacaatagttgattacattgcgaggtatttgacctctatatgatacattttacaaacattacattcgtttttaaaagacaatctttctttacatcgaaaattgacaggcatgcataccatttcataatatccactatccaactataaattgatttaataataatctttgatgaactcaatgactcgaatgcaacgttcttcgaaatatgctatgaaagactccaagtaatatctttaaaatgagcaaatgcacagcggaagatttctttaacacctgagaataaacatgctttaaagtgtcaaccaaaaggttggtgagttcattagtttatcataatcatttatttccatcattttaatagaccacaagaatttcatttccagttctcataaatatacgtcccatgcatagagacaaatataatcattcatatggtgaacacctggtaaccgacattaactagatacatataagaatatcccctatcattccgggatcctccttcggacatgatataaatttcgaagtactaaagcatccggtactttagatggggtttgttaggcccaatagatctatctttaggattcgcgtcaattagagtgtctgttccctaattcttagattaccagactttaataaaaaggggcatattcgatttcgataattcaaccatagaatgtagtttcaattacttgtgtctatttcgtcaaacatttataaaagcgcatgtattctcagtcccaaaaatataaagggtaaaaaggcaaatgaaactcaccatactgtatttcgtagtaaaaatacatataacgtcattgaataagtgcaaggttggcctcggattcacggacctaaattaattatatatttatgtgttggtcaatatttgtctaacaaattaggtcaagtcatagtgtaccacaatcctaatgctcgagactaatatgcaaaagtcaacaaaagtaaatttgactcaaaataatttccaaaaatctatacatgattaatatatagtttaaatatcgtcgttttatatttttaaatatttttaaaagatttattagagtaaataatataatttatttattaataaataaaattttatattaaatttatataataaaatatacttttatatatattaagtaataaaatttatagggttcatttaatatcataaagatagtatgataggtattattaaagtaagttattacacgtagtaaaatatgtttgtatcacatatttatttgataaaataatatctataatgatagtaagtaaaagttgtattattttgtaataataattattattataaaaatatcaatatttataattactaagatgacattatgataaaacgataattctaattatgataactttaatatttacgataatttttaatattatctttaaaataataattctatttaaaataataataataatgatattttatagtaacaatgacatttctattaaaatgataatttttgttaaaatgatagttttaatactaacgatacttttaataataatagtaatgataaaaataataagaatgataattttatctaaatcaatatcttataatattttaatttcatcatgatactcttacccattatttcctaatcgtttcgtttaatagcttttaatcgtcttttatatcgtgttcataataatgataataatagtaatcaaaataattaggtgttacaaatatttgttttaattacattaatattaataatgatagttactataacattattaacgataatactaataattatcttaatgataatatagtaataataataataacaataaaaataactatttttaaataatgatatatatattaataatgataataataataataataccaataataataataataataataataataataataataataataataataataataataataattggataataataataatactaattataactttaacgatagtaataataaaaaaaataacaatttttaatgataaatcccttttattgataaaaataataataatgataataataagataaaactagaacgacgataaaaacgacgataataataatcatttttaataaaaatatcaaaaattcaattgattataacttctaatccgttcatcgaaaccattcgatatctaaaggaaaagttcttaatttttcgctagctttccaaggacatgcatatcttataccttatctcaaccgcaaatgtaactaattcaagattcaacctaacctgtctaagggcaatatcaaaagtacaagcatgcataatcctaaatactcgagcactagtcagggatacactattagtatgtaaaagttaaattatgagtgcttacgtatcaatattgagattcaatattgcaggaaaggtacgtagacgcaacggaaatgataaacactatattgactttacgagcatacccatgaaccatactcaatcacctccatagctataacccataatttccttaatcctatcccactcgaaaaacaatttcggaatcaatcggacagcactccgtcgtaatattttatgtatactaataatatcttgaaataatacggagtaaatatatatatgtaaatcgattgagagagtttagagaaaaatattttcaagtttctatgaaataatgaaacctattgaattctatttataatagatttttgaattattaaagtgaattattaaagtataaattattaaattaaagtaaattattaaagtatgaattattaaagtgaattattaaagtatgaattattaaagtgaattattaaagtatgaattattaaaatgaattattaaagtatgaattattaaagtgaattattaaagtaaagtaaaaataaagtaaaggtaaagtttaagtatagtaaaagtataaaactatgtacgtataatacgcgtataaatatatataatattaatttaaatcgttatatatatttaataaaataaaatataaatatcgttatctttatcatactagttaagtaatgagttgtcaaaagtggttctagatatttataaaagttatatacgttttaataataaagttctttttaaactaaaaacgtttttgtacgtttgaaactaaatagatcaatcgagtctttatgagattcaatcttctactatcctttgtctagttctcaatgattgacaatttgttcttatttataaatcactttaccatttttcgaatattgttaaaatggaaagatttctcaaatcaacgcgggcctttcaacagagacttgtaatcataattcaatatatctgataattcaatcatttgatcttatcttctaatttcattgataaacattttgaaacagatacaatcatataaagtatttaatctaatattttgtttacgtttcaagttataatatatatacacatatacatatataatcatattcgtttaatggttcgtgaattgttggaacttggtcgaggttgaatgaatgtatgaacatagtttaaaattcttgaaatttaacttaacaaatattgcttatcgtgtcggaaacatataacgattaaagtttaaatttggttagaaatttccgggttgtcacacaacgTACGTCCACTTACTTCTCTCGACCAATTCCACACGAACCTATATCTTTCACCATCACGAACAATCCAATCCGAGACTTTAGCACTATGATTCATTTCAAGCCGCACCATGCTTTTAAAAACGTCACGCAAGGGAGCTTTCGTAACCCAAGAATCATCCCAAAAACGAGTGTTGTTGCCATTACCAATCGATCTCGAGAACGATTTGGAGAAGTCTGCCCCGAGACGATCGATGTCTTCACCTGTTTTAACAATATTGCTCCATATGGTATTAGTATATGCAATAGAAGTATTCCCACCCGAAATAAGAGAACCCGAAACCCCATAAATGCTTTTAATAACACTAACCCATAAGGAAGCGGATTCGGTATAAAAcatccaccaccacttgccgattagTGCTAAATTTTTAACAAAAAGAGAACCCACATTTAGTCCGCCATACGCCAAGGGACGGATGACATCATCCCATTTTACTTACGAGATTTTTGACTCGTCTCCCGCCCCACCCCAAAAGAATTTACGTCTCACATTCTCAAGTTTTTTAAGCACGGTAGGCGGAGCACGGAAGAGCGAAAAGTAATACAACAGTAAACTATTTAGAACCGAATTCACAAGGGTTAAACGTCCACCGAAAGACATCACACGGGCTTTCCAATCCGATAACCTCTTTTCAAACTTTTCAACAACCGGTTTCCAACTAGCCATTTTACTAATTTTTGCACCAACCGGAAGGCCTAGGTAAATAAACGGGAAAGTACCGACCTTACACCCAAAAAGATTCATCATCTCTTCAACCTCTACTTTATCaattctcaccccaaataagttactcTTATTATAGTTGACCTTTAAACCGGAGCTCAACTCAA
This genomic interval carries:
- the LOC139900516 gene encoding uncharacterized protein, with the protein product MNTQSNPDSTTVAVTNTGATVSIPSSSTVNATAATVAPLPNVVVSHAEKPEKFTGMDFKCWQQKMLFYLTTLNLARVLTETAPQLVDGDVQTVSAVEAWKHLDYLYRNYVLNSLENSLYNVYCIIETAKELWESLERKYKTEDADLVVRLHIEEDNKVALKRSITPVSAMVNIVEHGQSSKGSKSKGKTEKSNKGKGFNFGPKGGVAKKKKFFGKCFNCDQPGHRADQCTKPKKYTSKQANMVDDADNLVAMISDLTIMISEVNLIGSNTREWWVDTGATRHVCADKSLFNTFKEVTSGDKMFMGNSATADIKGEGNVILKMTSGKELTLTNVLYVPEIRKNLVSGWLLNKFGFRIVFESDKVVLTKSGVYVGKGYAFNGMFKLNAMVINTEANKTSTTSVYLLESSNVWHDEAIEKFIAYKNEVENLLERKIKVVCSDRCGEYVAPFAEFCAQNGI